One segment of Funiculus sociatus GB2-C1 DNA contains the following:
- the rpsN gene encoding 30S ribosomal protein S14 — MAKKSMIEREKKRERLVEKYADKRAALQEDFDNATTQQQKLAIHRQIQQLPRNSAPTRLRNRCWVTGRPRGVYRDFGLSRNVMREWAHQGLLPGVVKSSW; from the coding sequence ATGGCTAAAAAGAGCATGATTGAGCGGGAGAAAAAGCGCGAGCGGCTGGTAGAAAAGTATGCCGATAAGCGTGCAGCGTTGCAGGAAGATTTTGATAATGCAACCACCCAACAACAAAAGCTGGCAATTCATCGCCAAATCCAGCAATTGCCTCGCAACAGTGCGCCCACCAGACTGCGGAACCGCTGCTGGGTAACTGGTCGTCCTAGAGGTGTTTATCGGGATTTCGGCCTGTCTCGGAACGTCATGCGGGAATGGGCGCACCAAGGCCTGTTACCTGGTGTGGTTAAGTCTAGCTGGTAG